The Nitrospira sp. KM1 genome includes a window with the following:
- the metH gene encoding methionine synthase: MNLHTLLEQRIAILDGAMGTMIQQRKLDEAAFRGDRFKDWPKDLKGHNDLLNLTQPTVIEDIHRQYFEAGADIVETNTFNSQSISLADYQMEALAYELSKAGAECAKRARVYVQAADPSRYCFVAGAIGPTTKTSSISTDVNHPGARSVTYDDLVKAYSEQVRGLLDGGVDLLLVETIFDTLNAKAAFFAIQQVFDTVGRRVPIMASVTFIQAGSNRGVTGQTVEAFWNSISHVPLLSVGMNCALGPAEMRPLIQELSQIAPVYLSAHPNAGLPNPLLPTGFPETPETLAPQLREWAQNGWLNIVGGCCGTTPAHIKLIAQSVRDIDPRKIPPVEPYTRLSGLEAVTIRPESNFVNIGERTNVTGSPAFAKLILANDYETALSVARQQVEGGAQIIDINMDEGMLDSKAAMETFLRLVAAEPDISRVPIMVDSSKWEVLETGLRNIQGKAVVNSISLKEGETKFIEQATLVKRFGAAVVVMAFDERGQADTLERKKEICARSYEVLTKQVGLPPEDIIFDPNILTVATGIEEHNGYAVNFIEATRWIKANLPRAKVSGGISNISFSFRGNNVVREAMHAAFLYHAVGAGLDMGIVNAGQLAVYEEVPKDLLELVEDVLLNRRPDATERLVNFAETVKQKGKAAVKDDEWRKGTVEERLSHALVKGITDYIEGDTEEARQKYPKPLSVIEGPLMAGMNVVGDLFGAGKMFLPQVVKSARVMKKAVAYLMPFMEEEKRALGNYQSQGRVLLATVKGDVHDIGKNIVGVVLACNNYEVIDLGVMVPCEKILATAKDRKADIVGLSGLITPSLDEMVHVAKEMTREGFSVPLLIGGATTSKAHTAVKIAPSYEPSVVHVLDASRAVGVVGNLLNPDNKPTFVHQIRDDYKRIRQVHMDRTVKTLLPLAKARSHALVTDWAGADIPVPQHLGRQVIADQSLTDLVPFIDWSPFFHTWELRGKYPAIFDDAVVGTKAKELFEDAERLLNQIVKDSLLKANAVYGLFAASAVGDDITLYSDETRTHILTVFHTLRQQSEKPQDQANLALADYVAPEVTGRKDHIGAFAVTAGIGLDELCRQFDRDHDDYNSIMAKALADRLAEAFAEYLHKRVREEWGYGKAERLTHEDLIKEEYRGIRPAPGYPACPDHTEKRQLFDLLDVEGQTGITLTESFAMLPGASVSGLYFAHPQARYFAVGKIGKDQVEDYAGRKGMPVNDVERWLAPNLNYDPDS; the protein is encoded by the coding sequence ATGAATCTCCACACACTTCTCGAACAACGGATTGCGATTCTCGACGGTGCCATGGGCACCATGATTCAGCAACGGAAGCTGGACGAAGCGGCATTCCGCGGTGATCGATTCAAGGACTGGCCGAAGGACTTGAAAGGTCACAATGACCTGCTGAACCTGACTCAACCGACTGTCATCGAGGATATTCATCGACAGTACTTTGAGGCCGGCGCCGACATCGTGGAGACCAACACCTTCAACTCCCAGTCAATTTCCTTGGCCGATTATCAGATGGAAGCGTTGGCCTACGAGCTTTCGAAAGCCGGAGCCGAATGCGCCAAGCGAGCCAGGGTCTACGTTCAGGCCGCCGACCCCAGCCGATATTGCTTTGTTGCCGGCGCGATCGGACCCACGACCAAAACGTCATCGATCTCCACTGATGTCAACCATCCCGGCGCCCGCAGCGTGACGTACGACGATCTGGTCAAGGCCTATAGCGAGCAGGTCCGTGGATTGCTGGATGGCGGGGTCGATCTGCTGCTCGTGGAAACCATTTTCGACACACTGAACGCAAAAGCCGCCTTTTTTGCCATTCAGCAGGTCTTCGACACGGTCGGACGGCGTGTTCCGATCATGGCGTCCGTCACATTCATACAGGCCGGAAGCAATCGGGGGGTGACGGGACAGACCGTCGAGGCGTTTTGGAACTCGATCTCGCATGTCCCGCTCCTCAGCGTAGGAATGAACTGCGCGCTCGGGCCGGCAGAAATGCGTCCCCTCATTCAGGAGCTGTCGCAGATTGCGCCCGTCTATCTCAGTGCACATCCCAACGCCGGTTTGCCCAATCCGCTGTTGCCGACTGGTTTTCCAGAAACACCGGAGACACTTGCGCCGCAACTCCGGGAATGGGCACAGAACGGCTGGCTCAACATCGTGGGCGGGTGCTGCGGGACGACTCCTGCCCACATCAAATTGATCGCTCAATCGGTGCGAGATATCGACCCGAGAAAGATTCCTCCGGTCGAGCCATACACGCGCTTAAGCGGCCTTGAAGCTGTCACTATCCGCCCGGAGTCCAATTTCGTCAATATCGGTGAACGCACCAATGTAACCGGCTCTCCGGCCTTCGCCAAGTTGATCCTCGCGAATGATTACGAAACCGCGCTGTCCGTCGCCCGTCAGCAAGTGGAAGGGGGCGCGCAAATCATCGACATCAACATGGATGAAGGGATGTTGGATTCAAAGGCCGCCATGGAAACCTTTCTCCGTCTTGTCGCGGCGGAACCCGATATCTCGCGCGTCCCGATCATGGTGGACAGTTCCAAATGGGAGGTACTTGAGACGGGCCTGAGAAACATTCAGGGTAAAGCGGTCGTCAACAGCATCAGCCTGAAAGAAGGGGAGACAAAGTTTATCGAGCAGGCGACGCTCGTCAAGCGGTTCGGCGCCGCGGTGGTCGTCATGGCCTTCGATGAGCGCGGGCAAGCCGACACCTTGGAACGGAAGAAAGAGATTTGCGCAAGATCCTACGAAGTCCTGACGAAGCAGGTCGGTCTTCCTCCGGAAGATATCATCTTTGATCCGAACATTCTGACCGTCGCGACCGGCATCGAGGAACATAACGGGTACGCCGTCAATTTCATCGAAGCGACACGGTGGATCAAGGCCAATCTTCCCAGGGCCAAAGTGAGCGGCGGCATCAGCAATATCTCCTTTTCCTTCCGGGGAAACAATGTCGTGCGCGAAGCCATGCATGCGGCGTTTCTCTATCATGCCGTCGGGGCCGGACTTGACATGGGCATCGTCAATGCGGGGCAGCTTGCGGTCTATGAGGAAGTTCCCAAGGATCTCCTTGAACTCGTCGAGGACGTTCTATTGAACCGCCGGCCGGATGCCACCGAACGGCTGGTCAACTTTGCCGAAACGGTCAAACAAAAGGGCAAAGCGGCGGTCAAAGACGATGAATGGAGGAAGGGTACGGTCGAGGAGCGTCTCTCGCACGCGCTCGTCAAAGGCATCACCGATTACATTGAGGGCGACACCGAAGAAGCACGGCAGAAATACCCCAAGCCGCTGTCGGTCATCGAGGGACCACTGATGGCGGGCATGAACGTGGTGGGAGATTTGTTCGGAGCCGGAAAAATGTTCCTCCCTCAAGTGGTCAAGAGCGCGCGGGTGATGAAGAAGGCGGTCGCCTATCTGATGCCGTTTATGGAAGAGGAAAAGCGCGCATTGGGCAACTATCAGTCACAGGGCAGGGTGCTCCTGGCAACCGTCAAAGGCGATGTCCACGATATCGGCAAGAACATCGTCGGAGTCGTGCTTGCGTGCAACAATTATGAGGTGATCGATCTCGGGGTCATGGTTCCGTGCGAGAAGATTCTGGCTACGGCCAAGGACCGGAAGGCGGACATCGTGGGGTTGAGCGGACTCATCACCCCATCGCTCGACGAAATGGTACACGTCGCAAAAGAAATGACGCGTGAAGGGTTTTCGGTTCCGCTTCTGATCGGAGGAGCCACCACCAGCAAGGCCCACACGGCAGTCAAGATCGCCCCCTCTTATGAACCGTCCGTCGTCCACGTGCTGGACGCGTCTCGAGCGGTGGGAGTCGTAGGAAATCTTCTGAACCCCGATAACAAGCCCACGTTTGTCCACCAAATCCGGGACGATTACAAACGGATCCGTCAAGTGCACATGGACCGCACCGTCAAGACGCTATTGCCGCTTGCAAAAGCCCGGAGTCATGCCTTGGTGACGGACTGGGCCGGCGCAGACATTCCCGTCCCGCAACACCTGGGGAGACAGGTCATTGCCGATCAATCGCTGACAGACCTCGTTCCGTTTATCGATTGGTCGCCGTTCTTTCATACCTGGGAATTAAGAGGCAAGTATCCGGCAATCTTCGATGACGCCGTCGTCGGAACCAAAGCCAAAGAATTATTCGAGGATGCCGAGCGGTTGCTCAACCAAATCGTTAAGGACAGCCTGCTGAAAGCGAATGCCGTGTACGGATTGTTTGCCGCCTCCGCGGTGGGCGACGACATCACACTGTACAGCGACGAGACCAGGACTCATATACTGACGGTCTTTCATACTCTCCGGCAGCAATCGGAGAAACCGCAGGATCAAGCCAATCTCGCCCTCGCAGATTATGTCGCTCCTGAGGTGACGGGGAGAAAGGATCATATAGGAGCCTTTGCCGTCACCGCCGGAATCGGACTGGACGAGCTTTGCCGACAATTCGACCGAGACCATGACGATTATAATTCCATCATGGCGAAGGCGCTTGCCGACCGGCTGGCCGAGGCCTTCGCTGAATATTTACACAAGCGGGTGCGTGAGGAATGGGGCTACGGAAAAGCCGAACGGCTGACGCACGAGGATCTGATCAAGGAAGAATATCGAGGAATCAGGCCGGCTCCGGGCTATCCCGCGTGTCCCGACCATACCGAAAAGCGACAGCTCTTCGATCTGCTCGACGTGGAAGGCCAGACAGGTATCACCCTCACCGAAAGTTTCGCCATGCTTCCCGGAGCGTCGGTCAGCGGCCTGTATTTTGCCCATCCGCAGGCGCGATACTTCGCTGTGGGAAAAATCGGGAAAGATCAAGTCGAGGACTATGCAGGGCGAAAAGGAATGCCGGTCAATGACGTGGAACGCTGGCTCGCTCCTAACCTGAATTACGATCCGGACTCATAG
- the rph gene encoding ribonuclease PH, whose translation MSNGAGLVRLDGRRKDQLRPVKVSRSFIKHAEGSVLIEMGDTKVICTASVEEKVPPFLKGKGTGWVTAEYSMLPRSTHERSPRESVKGKQGGRTLEIQRLVGRSLRAVTDMTQLGERSIWIDCDVIQADGGTRTASITGAFIALADALATLKTRGLIKKRPLTDYLAAISVGKVGGEILVDLAYSEDSTAEVDMNLVMTGKGQFVEIQGTAERTPFAKQDMDGFLSHGWSAIQTLTALQKDIIGPLD comes from the coding sequence ATGAGCAATGGCGCAGGGTTGGTCCGACTCGATGGACGGCGGAAAGATCAGCTCAGACCGGTGAAGGTGTCCCGCAGCTTCATCAAGCATGCGGAAGGATCCGTTCTCATCGAGATGGGCGATACGAAGGTTATTTGCACCGCTTCGGTGGAGGAAAAGGTTCCTCCCTTCCTGAAGGGGAAGGGAACCGGATGGGTGACCGCTGAATATTCGATGCTCCCACGGTCTACACACGAGCGATCGCCCCGTGAATCCGTCAAGGGGAAACAAGGCGGCCGCACACTGGAAATTCAGCGGCTGGTTGGCCGCTCACTTCGCGCCGTGACGGATATGACCCAGTTGGGCGAGCGCTCGATCTGGATCGACTGCGACGTCATTCAAGCGGATGGAGGAACCCGCACAGCATCCATTACCGGTGCGTTCATTGCCCTGGCCGACGCTCTGGCGACCCTCAAGACAAGGGGATTGATCAAGAAGCGTCCATTGACCGATTATCTGGCGGCCATCAGCGTCGGGAAAGTCGGGGGGGAGATCCTCGTGGATTTGGCGTATAGCGAAGACTCGACGGCTGAAGTCGACATGAATCTCGTCATGACCGGCAAGGGACAGTTCGTGGAGATCCAGGGAACCGCCGAGCGCACACCGTTTGCCAAACAGGACATGGACGGCTTTCTTTCTCATGGTTGGTCTGCCATTCAGACCTTGACGGCACTACAAAAGGACATCATCGGACCGTTGGATTGA
- a CDS encoding HD domain-containing phosphohydrolase → MTLLLDKTNHQALMDLKRVLVVDDEEPIRRLLGYMLQSHGYEVVLALDAKEARQKMADMPFALVLCDVNMPGESGMDLVRNILTQFPHTAAIMVTGLDSAVLANAAIDMGAFGYVVKPFESNEVLINVTNALRRRKLEIENKLHRDNLEDIVRTRTMALQQALEWLERSEKELRLSREETIQRLAIAAEYRDGSTAQHIHRMSRYSELLARRYGLSSERCELIRTASPMHDIGKIGTPDHVLLKPGKFTQEELNVMAQHVEIGYRILSGSDAELLKVAATIALTHHERWDGSGYPRGLKGEEIPIEGRIVAIADAFDALTTARVYKPAFSFDHAVDLMIKHRGEHFDPELLDVFLASISDIKRVYEEYADKSPLGFVRDV, encoded by the coding sequence ATGACGCTGCTCCTCGATAAGACGAACCATCAGGCTCTCATGGATCTCAAGCGCGTCCTCGTCGTGGACGACGAAGAGCCGATCCGGCGTCTTTTGGGGTATATGCTGCAGTCGCACGGATATGAAGTCGTGCTCGCGCTGGATGCGAAAGAAGCCAGACAAAAGATGGCCGATATGCCGTTCGCGCTCGTTCTATGCGACGTCAATATGCCGGGCGAGTCCGGTATGGACCTGGTCCGCAATATCCTGACGCAGTTCCCACACACCGCTGCGATTATGGTCACGGGTCTCGACAGCGCGGTCTTGGCCAATGCCGCAATCGATATGGGGGCGTTCGGATACGTCGTGAAACCCTTTGAGTCGAACGAGGTGCTGATCAATGTCACCAACGCCCTGCGGCGAAGAAAACTGGAAATCGAAAACAAACTGCATCGGGACAATCTCGAAGACATCGTGAGAACCAGGACCATGGCGCTTCAACAGGCGCTCGAATGGCTGGAACGCAGTGAAAAGGAATTGCGGCTTTCCCGCGAAGAAACCATTCAGCGATTGGCGATTGCGGCGGAATATCGGGACGGTTCGACCGCGCAGCATATTCACCGGATGAGCAGGTATTCCGAACTGTTGGCGAGGCGGTATGGTTTGTCGAGTGAACGGTGCGAACTTATCCGTACCGCCAGTCCCATGCACGATATCGGAAAAATTGGAACACCCGACCACGTGCTGCTGAAACCGGGTAAGTTTACTCAGGAAGAGCTCAATGTCATGGCTCAGCATGTCGAGATTGGCTACCGCATTCTTTCGGGATCGGATGCCGAGCTCCTCAAGGTTGCGGCGACGATCGCCTTGACGCACCATGAGCGCTGGGACGGGAGCGGATACCCTCGTGGGTTAAAGGGCGAAGAGATTCCCATAGAAGGCAGGATTGTCGCCATCGCCGATGCCTTCGACGCGTTGACCACGGCGCGTGTGTATAAGCCCGCTTTTTCCTTCGATCATGCGGTGGATTTGATGATCAAGCACCGCGGGGAACACTTCGACCCTGAACTCCTCGATGTATTCTTGGCATCGATTTCCGACATCAAGCGCGTCTACGAAGAGTATGCGGACAAATCTCCGTTGGGATTTGTCAGAGATGTGTAG
- a CDS encoding SUMF1/EgtB/PvdO family nonheme iron enzyme: MSNLRRGLYLCPLLCLYVWVGVLLGAVVPEGMALVPAGEFFMGSPAGQDGLPDEHPQRRVYIGAFFIDQYETTNQDYLAFVRATGHRMPENNTPASTVWKDGIPIEGVERHPVFNVSWTDADTYCHWIGKRLPTEAEWEKAARGVEGQRYPWGNDWDIQMGNSASYWAGRTVQFDSGADWDAFWMKGEGAAIAKGRGINGEVLTMPVGSFPSAVSPYGIYDMAGNVAEWVQDWYDPNYYRSAPLTNPGGPDRGAIKSMRGGSWLKPAVSLRAADRDWGTMDSRPSGTGFRCAKDSY, from the coding sequence ATGTCTAACTTGCGCCGGGGGCTCTATCTTTGTCCCCTCCTCTGCCTGTACGTGTGGGTTGGCGTTCTCCTCGGCGCAGTGGTCCCCGAAGGTATGGCGCTCGTTCCGGCCGGAGAATTCTTCATGGGTTCTCCTGCGGGCCAGGACGGGTTGCCGGACGAGCATCCCCAGAGGCGTGTGTACATCGGAGCATTTTTCATCGATCAATACGAGACTACGAATCAAGACTATCTGGCCTTCGTCCGCGCCACGGGCCATCGGATGCCCGAAAACAACACACCGGCTTCGACGGTCTGGAAAGATGGAATTCCAATAGAGGGAGTCGAACGTCATCCGGTCTTCAATGTCAGTTGGACCGACGCCGACACCTATTGTCATTGGATTGGTAAACGCCTTCCCACAGAAGCCGAATGGGAAAAGGCCGCGCGCGGTGTGGAAGGGCAACGGTATCCCTGGGGAAATGATTGGGACATCCAAATGGGAAACAGCGCCAGCTATTGGGCCGGTCGCACAGTGCAGTTTGACAGCGGCGCCGACTGGGATGCTTTTTGGATGAAGGGTGAAGGCGCCGCCATCGCCAAAGGCCGAGGCATAAACGGTGAGGTCCTGACCATGCCGGTCGGAAGTTTTCCCTCTGCCGTAAGTCCGTATGGAATATACGACATGGCAGGCAACGTCGCTGAGTGGGTTCAGGACTGGTACGATCCCAACTACTATCGATCCGCTCCATTGACAAATCCTGGCGGTCCCGATCGAGGGGCGATTAAGTCTATGCGAGGCGGCTCTTGGCTCAAACCAGCCGTAAGTCTTCGCGCGGCCGATCGCGATTGGGGAACCATGGACAGCCGGCCGAGCGGGACGGGTTTCCGGTGCGCGAAGGACTCCTATTGA
- a CDS encoding XTP/dITP diphosphatase: MTRELVLATRNRHKRDELMALLTGLDVRVRTLDEFPQVHDVIEDGATCEENAIKKAREVSAATGVTAVADDTGLEVDALGGKPGVFAARYAGEDVTYEDNWRKLLNELSGVPRSQRTARFITVAAIVTPAHDIYVAHGTLAGYITETPQGTEGFGYDPVFYVPQFGKTLAELSGLEKNRISHRAQAFVHVRGWLEETARSPAGMQSDR, encoded by the coding sequence ATGACTCGAGAATTGGTACTGGCTACGCGCAATCGGCATAAGCGCGACGAATTGATGGCGCTGCTGACCGGGCTGGACGTCAGGGTGCGCACGTTGGATGAATTCCCACAGGTCCACGATGTGATCGAGGATGGAGCAACCTGTGAGGAGAATGCCATCAAGAAGGCACGCGAAGTATCGGCGGCAACAGGTGTGACCGCGGTAGCAGACGACACGGGCCTTGAAGTGGACGCCCTCGGAGGGAAGCCCGGAGTGTTTGCGGCTCGATATGCTGGTGAAGACGTGACGTATGAGGACAATTGGCGTAAACTTCTAAACGAGTTGTCGGGCGTGCCGCGGAGCCAACGGACCGCACGGTTTATCACGGTTGCAGCGATCGTTACGCCGGCACATGATATTTATGTCGCGCATGGAACACTCGCAGGGTATATTACCGAAACGCCTCAAGGCACGGAGGGATTCGGCTACGACCCTGTATTCTATGTTCCACAGTTCGGGAAAACGCTGGCAGAATTATCCGGTCTGGAGAAAAACCGCATCAGCCATCGGGCACAAGCCTTTGTGCACGTGCGAGGATGGCTTGAAGAAACCGCTCGCTCACCAGCGGGCATGCAGTCCGATCGCTGA
- a CDS encoding putative signal transducing protein, whose translation MNHVLLTNAYDVCELIMLQSLLEGSGIEYTVRHANVGSLYPGITALTPQVFVGAKDVERAERLLGRLRLAVRDVSEELPDSC comes from the coding sequence ATGAACCATGTTCTCCTCACGAACGCCTACGACGTTTGCGAATTGATCATGCTGCAGAGTCTGTTGGAGGGAAGCGGCATCGAGTACACCGTACGTCATGCCAACGTCGGAAGTTTGTATCCAGGCATCACTGCCCTCACTCCCCAGGTATTTGTCGGTGCAAAGGATGTAGAACGGGCGGAGCGTTTGCTGGGCAGACTACGGCTTGCTGTAAGAGATGTTTCTGAGGAGCTCCCGGACAGTTGTTAG
- a CDS encoding caspase family protein produces MSTLRPWKVVMCVLVLVSSVVAGSRIDLLAMPAQGKSGNKRALLIGINNYRAVPKLQGSLNDVETMKQVLMTRWGFPEVNIRTLTDEQATREGMLAALSRLVDDTGPDDIVYIHYSGHGSQVEDLNGDEPDDRLDETLVPQDGRTGSVPDITDDELEALLSRLTTPHAFVVLDSCHSGTATRSLDIRTRSVPQDMRTALYKRAGNPEIQTRGAVRPLAAQYVLMAGAASHQEALDGPVNGRYHGFFSYALSRSLTSSPAGASPRAVFRIVETELQRIQTHFGRISMPEPQLEAPVNLLEQPLLGTANDLHQETHSTSVPRLVWLEVQPGDQGTVTLLNGLLLGAAPGSVWSIYPPGDSGFAPGGALAVASVIKVAGQHAYAKVRSPSKAIPDRSRAVPLLPPSPPGGRVPIRILEMPERQRRQIEHTLAKNIPNVDLVGPNQSARYLVGVEGDSVKLLTADGLGLVGSFGGSGDDWGAGVALVVSRSTTASELLTLDNPSSQLKVDMRVASENPQPVPKAGTRGIVVVAADTQPAKYKIRTNGAPRTAENSLQLQVTVNADAYVTIVDVDSEGSVNVLFPNAHARTEFHPDGRIRANERVLIPDSLSANNKAGFYWDYSPPKGTDTVRVFSSTDLETATMIRQKIKDLQTPQAKNNGKKITARAIDEGIASIRRELENTATRGFLTVYDPTSHVPGQKMDGQPEVQAASPSSLAGSTPSSLDPASAPPMPLMQGMPANQRSDWAAATVTIQVE; encoded by the coding sequence ATGAGTACGCTCCGTCCCTGGAAGGTCGTCATGTGTGTGCTTGTGCTCGTCAGTAGTGTCGTGGCTGGCAGTCGCATCGATTTGCTGGCCATGCCGGCCCAGGGCAAAAGTGGTAACAAGCGGGCGCTGCTCATTGGAATCAATAACTATCGGGCCGTTCCGAAACTTCAAGGTTCCTTAAACGACGTCGAAACGATGAAGCAAGTCCTCATGACGCGATGGGGATTTCCTGAGGTGAACATCCGTACCCTGACGGACGAACAGGCAACCAGAGAGGGTATGCTGGCTGCCCTCTCGCGGTTGGTGGACGACACAGGACCCGACGACATCGTGTATATCCATTATTCGGGGCATGGCTCACAGGTTGAAGATCTCAATGGCGACGAACCCGACGATAGGCTGGATGAAACATTGGTGCCGCAAGATGGCCGCACCGGATCGGTTCCTGATATTACCGACGACGAGTTGGAAGCGCTTCTGAGCCGATTGACGACACCACACGCATTTGTCGTCCTGGACTCCTGTCATTCAGGAACTGCCACTCGCTCTCTCGACATCCGCACGAGGTCGGTGCCTCAAGACATGCGTACCGCCTTGTACAAACGAGCGGGGAACCCGGAGATCCAGACCAGAGGAGCAGTCCGTCCATTGGCGGCTCAATATGTCCTCATGGCAGGCGCGGCGTCCCATCAAGAAGCGCTCGACGGTCCGGTGAACGGCCGGTATCACGGCTTTTTCTCTTACGCACTGTCCAGAAGCCTCACCTCCTCTCCTGCCGGGGCGTCCCCCCGCGCTGTGTTCCGCATCGTCGAAACGGAACTACAAAGGATCCAGACGCACTTTGGCCGCATATCGATGCCTGAGCCGCAACTGGAAGCTCCCGTGAATCTGCTTGAACAGCCATTGCTCGGAACGGCGAACGACCTACACCAGGAAACACATTCCACAAGCGTTCCCAGGCTCGTCTGGCTTGAGGTCCAACCGGGGGATCAGGGCACCGTGACACTGTTGAACGGGCTGCTTCTAGGTGCCGCTCCCGGATCCGTTTGGTCGATCTATCCTCCCGGCGATTCCGGCTTTGCGCCCGGCGGCGCTCTCGCTGTGGCATCTGTGATCAAGGTAGCCGGGCAGCATGCCTATGCAAAGGTGCGCTCTCCGTCCAAGGCTATTCCTGATCGTTCTCGAGCTGTTCCATTGCTGCCGCCTTCTCCGCCCGGCGGCAGAGTTCCGATACGGATCCTTGAAATGCCGGAGCGACAACGAAGGCAGATCGAACACACGCTCGCGAAGAACATACCCAATGTGGATCTAGTCGGTCCAAATCAGTCGGCGCGCTATCTGGTAGGGGTGGAAGGAGACTCGGTCAAATTGTTAACGGCGGATGGGCTCGGCCTCGTGGGGTCGTTCGGGGGGAGCGGAGACGACTGGGGTGCGGGTGTCGCCTTGGTTGTTTCCAGGTCCACCACCGCTTCGGAGCTGTTGACCCTCGACAATCCGTCCTCACAGTTGAAAGTCGATATGCGGGTCGCCAGTGAGAATCCCCAACCGGTCCCGAAAGCTGGAACGCGCGGAATCGTTGTCGTCGCCGCCGACACGCAGCCGGCCAAATACAAAATTCGAACAAACGGTGCGCCGCGAACTGCGGAGAACAGTCTCCAGCTGCAAGTGACCGTGAATGCCGACGCGTATGTGACGATTGTGGATGTCGATTCTGAGGGAAGCGTAAACGTCCTGTTTCCAAACGCACACGCGAGAACTGAGTTTCATCCTGATGGACGGATTCGGGCGAATGAAAGGGTCCTGATTCCGGATTCGCTCTCTGCCAATAACAAAGCGGGGTTCTATTGGGACTATAGTCCTCCAAAAGGGACCGATACAGTGCGGGTGTTCAGCAGTACGGATTTGGAAACGGCAACGATGATCCGCCAGAAGATCAAGGATCTCCAAACACCTCAGGCTAAAAACAATGGAAAGAAGATTACTGCGCGAGCGATCGATGAAGGGATTGCATCGATTCGTCGCGAACTTGAAAATACCGCCACGCGTGGATTTTTGACTGTCTACGATCCTACCTCTCACGTGCCTGGCCAGAAGATGGATGGTCAGCCGGAGGTGCAGGCTGCCTCCCCGTCATCCCTAGCAGGCTCGACACCGTCCTCGCTCGATCCTGCCTCGGCCCCTCCAATGCCGTTGATGCAAGGAATGCCTGCCAACCAGCGGTCCGATTGGGCCGCGGCGACAGTAACGATTCAAGTCGAATGA
- a CDS encoding iron-containing redox enzyme family protein, with protein MNTQRDRARFMEQLLSIMDRKHHWAWPSFANGSVARHQLKRHFQQEYEVYVRDFPVLLARVHGQNPPSPVRRMLAENIYEEDTGGLSLGRSHPDLFLTMMKGLRFTAADFESITLLPAALRYRNWLDRSVMDRDWVVGAATMTVFVEGSVKDRKELLEASRPKTARQIESVIRQHPLVKYHGVASTAMDLIRAHQMVEAGHRHDAYDMVVNYAKTQSQQRAVLSCLRTCLDLWLQYRDAVAKACGIEKNSANV; from the coding sequence ATGAACACACAGAGGGACAGGGCACGATTCATGGAGCAACTGTTGTCGATCATGGATCGGAAGCATCATTGGGCGTGGCCGTCGTTTGCAAACGGTTCCGTCGCGCGTCATCAACTGAAGCGACATTTCCAACAGGAATATGAAGTCTACGTAAGAGATTTTCCAGTGCTCCTCGCGCGGGTCCATGGCCAGAACCCTCCCTCTCCCGTGAGGCGGATGCTCGCGGAGAACATCTATGAAGAGGATACGGGAGGTTTGTCTTTGGGGCGCTCGCACCCTGATTTGTTTCTGACCATGATGAAAGGGCTCCGGTTTACCGCCGCTGATTTCGAGAGTATTACATTGCTGCCCGCCGCCCTCCGGTATCGAAACTGGCTCGACCGGTCCGTGATGGATCGTGATTGGGTCGTGGGAGCGGCCACCATGACGGTGTTTGTAGAAGGAAGCGTAAAAGATCGCAAGGAACTGTTGGAAGCTTCCCGGCCCAAGACGGCGAGACAGATTGAATCTGTCATCCGGCAGCATCCTTTGGTCAAGTATCATGGAGTGGCATCGACAGCGATGGATCTGATTCGTGCACATCAAATGGTTGAGGCCGGGCACCGGCATGATGCCTACGATATGGTTGTGAATTATGCGAAGACACAGTCGCAACAACGCGCCGTGCTGTCTTGTCTGCGCACATGTCTCGATCTGTGGCTTCAATACCGGGATGCCGTCGCGAAGGCCTGCGGGATCGAGAAAAACTCAGCCAATGTCTAA